A single genomic interval of Ischnura elegans chromosome 3, ioIscEleg1.1, whole genome shotgun sequence harbors:
- the LOC124155626 gene encoding cytochrome c oxidase subunit 5B, mitochondrial-like yields MAALCGRVLSVTARRNGLYTSIRCANQMMADPMEHATGLEKRELLAKAAGNDNPFDMKIFKRGPGTKDCPTVVPSAFEARIIGCICEEDSSSVAWMWLKQGEPKRCGCGYWFKLEAKSPV; encoded by the exons ATGGCTGCCCTGTGTGGAAGAGTATTGAGCGTTACTGCTCGCCGAAATGGCCTGTATACATCAATTAGGTGTGCCAATCAAA TGATGGCTGATCCAATGGAACATGCCACCGGTTTGGAGAAAAGAGAGTTATTGGCCAAGGCCGCTGGAAATGAT AACCCTTTCGACATGAAAATCTTCAAGCGGGGACCTGGAACTAAGGACTGTCCGACTGTCGTGCCGTCAGCCTTTGAGGCCAGAATAATTGGTTGCATATGTGAAGAGGATTCATCTAGTGTCGCTTGGATGTGGCTGAAGCAAGGGGAGCCAAAGAGATGTGGATGCGGTTATTGGTTCAAGCTGGAGGCCAAGAGCCCcgtttag